The Pseudodesulfovibrio sediminis genome includes the window CATCACCGGTACCCACGAGCTGGTTGCCAACGCACTGGTCCTCGAAGAGGGCGAAGAGCGCAAGATGGACATGCGTCAGGAATACCTCCCTGGCTTCGAGGACGAGGAAGACGACTGGACGCCCCCGAACATGGAGGATGCATAAATGAAAATGCAAAACGGATTCCCGATCGTCGCTGGTCTGGTCATCTTCATCGGGCTGCTCTGTGCCCCGTTTGTGATGGGCAAGGTCGTGACTCACGAATACAAGGCCCCGGAAATCAAGATGCCTGTTGGCGAAAAAGAGTGCATCGAGTCCAAAGAGTTCATGCGCGAACAGCACATGCAGCTCCTGAACCAATGGCGTGATTGGGCCCTGCGTGATGGCAAGAGAACCTATACGAACCACGCTGGTAAAGAGTTCACCATCAGTCTGCAGAACACCTGCATGAAGTGCCACAACAACAAGGCCGACTTCTGCGACAAGTGTCACACTGATGCCGGTGTCTCTCCCTACTGCTGGGATTGCCACGTTCAGCCGGAGGGTTTGAAATAATGAAAAAGAACAGAAGAGCCTTCATAAAGCTTGCGGCTTTAGCCGCTGCAGGACTGGCTGTGGCCCCCAAGGCCATGGCATCCGGTAGCGCGGCTCCGGTCAAGGTGAATGCCACAGCTGTCCATGCCGAGCATTGGGCCATGGTCATTGACACCACCAAGCTGCATACCGAAGAAGAAATCGGCAAGCTGGCCAAAATCTGTCATTCCATCCACAACGTTCCGTCCATCGAGGGCAAGCAGGAAGTGAAGTGGTTGTGGAGCGACGAGTATGGTCACACCTTCCCCGAGCAGGAAAACCCGCACCTGGCAGAAGAAGTGCACCACCGTGCCTACGCTTTGCTGTGCAACCATTGCGAGCAGCCTTCGTGCGTGCGCGTCTGTCCCACCAAGGCGACATTCAAGCGCCCTGACGGCATCGTGGCCATGGACTACCATCGCTGCATCGGCTGTCGGTACTGCATGGCTGCCTGCCCCTACGGTTCTCGCTCCTTCAACTGGGGCGAACCCCGGAAGAATCTGGATCTGTCCAAGCTGAACCCCGAATTCCCCACCCGCATGCGCGGCGTCGTCGAGAAGTGCAACTTCTGCGTCGAGCGTCTGGCTGTCGGCAAGGAACCTGCCTGTGTGGAAGCATCGCACGGCGCCATCGTGTTCGGCGATCTGAGCAATCCTGATTCCGAGATTCGAAAGGTCCTTCGAGAGAAGTTCACCATTCGTCGTAAACCCTCTGCTGGCACTGAGCCCAGTGTTTACTACATCATTTAGGAGGAATCAGAATGCTTGAATTAGCTCTCAAAGGTTCCAAAAGATACTATGGTTGGATAGCGTTCCTCCTGGTGTTGATTGGTATAGGTTCCACGGCCTATATTAACCAGCTTATGAAAGGTCTGGAAGTCACCGGTATGAGCCGCGACGTGTCCTGGGGTTTCTATATATCCCAGTTCACCTATCTTGTCGGTCTGGCCGCCTCCGGTGTCATGATCGTACTGCCCAACTACTTCCATAACTACAAGACCAACAAACACATGGTCATCTTCGGTGAATTCATGGCAATCGCCGCCTGTATCATGTGCCTGCTGTTCATCATTGTCGACATCGGGCAGCCCACTCGTGCCCTGAACATGGTCTTACATCCGACACCTAACTCCATCCTATTCTGGGATATGATCGTTCTGAACGGTTATCTCGGCCTGAACCTGCTGGTGGGTTGGACCTGTCTGACTGCTGACCGTGCGGGACTGCCGCATCCGAAGTGGCTCAAGCCCTTCATTTATACGTCCATCATCTGGGCCTTCTCCATCCACACCGTGACAGCGTTCCTGTACCAGGGCCTGCCCGGCCGCCACTACTGGCTCACCGCCATCCTGGCTGCCCGCTTCCTGGCTTCCGCGTTCTGTTCCGGTCCCGCCATCCTCCTTCTGGTTATGATGGTTACCGAGAAGTTCACGTCCTTCAAGATGAACAAGAATGCCCTGACGACTCTGGTCAAGATCATCGCTTACGCCATGTGCGTGAACATGTTCTTCTTTGCCCTGGAGATCTTCACCTCATTCTACTCCAACATCCCGGGCCACATGCATCCCATCCTCTACCTGTTCGAACACGCGAACGGTGGACTGGTGACATTGATGTGGACCTTTATCGCGTTCGCGGCGATTTCCATCACACTGTTGGCGACTCCGCGTTTCCGCAACAACCTGAAGCTGTTGCCCTTCACTTTGGTTATCCTCGTGATCGCTACCTGGATCGACAAGGGCCTCGGTCTTCTGATCGGTGGTTTCAACCCCACTCCGTTCGAGACCATTACTTCCTACTGGCCCACCGGCAATGAGCTCATGATCTCCATGATGATCTATGCCATCGGTGCCTTGATCGTGACGGTTCTTTTCAAGATCGCCACTGATGTGAAACAGGAAGTGGGACACTCTCAGGCGCTGACCTGTGGTTGCTCCTCTGACGATGCATGTGATTGTACATGCGAGGAAGAAGCAGAAGACGCTCCGGCCGAGGCGTAAGAATCGGTCACTGCTGACAACCTAGCCACGCAACGTCACCTCGCTAGGTCATACGGCTATCATGAGAGGCCACTCCATTTGGAGTGGCCTCTTTTTATTTTTTTTGCCTTGTACGGGTTCCTTTTTCTTCACTGAATATGCTAGCTTTAAAAAAGGATAACGAATACGTGTTCAAATATAAGAAAGGCTTGTTTCAATGAAGCGTGATTCATGCAAATTGTTTTTTTCCCCGTATATTCTGGTTCTGATTCTGTTGTGTTCTGCTGGATTATCAGGATGCGCCACAAAAATAATTGTCCCACCCATCACGGGCAGGGCGGCCGGTTTGGAATTGACCGGCAAGTTCGTCTGGTTTGATCTGTACACAACGGACATAGTGCAGGCCACGCGCTTTTATGATGCCGTCTTCAATTGGTCATTTGAGAGAACCGACCCGGAAAGCGGCAAGGTGAAGAATATCCTCTTTGACCATGAGCGTATCGGCAATGTTATTGAGCGCAAGGACAAGGCAAAAGGCTCCCAGTGGCTCTCCTTTATCTCGGTGCGGAACACAGACGCCCTGTTCAACCAGGCGTTGGATTCAGGGGCAACAAAGCTCATCGCGCCCAAGGACATGCCGGACCGTGGACGGGTCGCCGTGGTCCTTGACCCTCAAGAAGCCCTGTTTGCTCTGGTGACATCTCCATTGGGCGATCCGGCGGATGTCAAACCAACCAATGGATACTGGCTTGGAGCGGAGCTGTGGACGCATGACGTGGACGCGGCCATACAATTTTATGCGACCCTGGTCGGGTACACTGCTCAGTCGCTGCCGGTGCATGAACAGGTCCGGTATACACAGTTGCTGGCCAATGCCATTCCCCGATGCGGCGTGGTCTCCATTCCCTGGGAGGACGTGAGCCCGCAGTGGGTTCCGTATGTTGCCGTGCTGGATATCCAGGAAACATTGGCGCGGGTTGAGGCCCATGGCGGGCGCATACTGATCCGTCCGCAGATGGACATCAAATCAGGGCGGGTGGCTATTTTCAAGGACCCTACCGGTGGCATACTCGGCATTCAGGAATTCCAGCCGGAGGAGTTCTAGCATGAAGGGGACCCGCTTGATGTTGACGCTGGCCTTGCTCGGTCTGTTGGCCATGCTCGGTTCCGGGTGTGTGTCCTATGGTCTCTCTGTGCATTACGGGACACATTGGTCGAACTATCATGATTACCCCCATTATCGACCGCCACCGAACTATAAACCGGATCGACCCAAGCCCAAACCCCGTCCTGTGCAGTTGCCCGAGAGGACAGGCCGTCCCGGAAAATCAATGCGATAAATGAGCAAACCCGCTTTTATTATAAGCGGGTTTTCTTGTTGTTACGAAGCAGGTACAATACCGGTGCCTATCAGTGTGAAAGATCGGGAAGGTTGTGGCATTATGTCTGTCTCGGCATGGTCTGTTTTTTCAGGATGTTGTTTGACGTAAGCACAATCTCCATATACCTCATACGGGCAAAAACCTAAGAAAAGAGGACTCCATGAATATCGGTGAATACACGTTTGAAGAGTTCAAGCAAAAGGCCAAGGAATTTCACGGGTACCCTGCACCCGGGTTGCTTATCGGCGGCTACATGGTTGCGGCGGCAAAAGCTCGTCTGCCTGAGGGAACCCTGTTTGAAGCCATGGTCGAGTCCGGTAAGTGTCTGCCGGACGCGGTACAGCTGCTCACGCTTTGTTCAACCGGCAACAACTGGATGAAGGTCAAGCTGCTCGGTCGGTATGCGGTCTCGCTGTATGACAAATTTTCCGGCGAGGGATGGCGCGTGGCCGTGGATCAGGAAAAGCTCGCCCAGTGGCCCGAGATCAAAGGGTGGTTCATGAAGGAAAAGCCCAAGGCAGAGCAGGACACGGACAAGCTCTTTGCCGAGATCAAGGAGGCCGGTGACACCATCTGTTCCATCAAGCAAATCAAGATCGATCCCAAGTTTCTCGGTCACGGAC containing:
- the dsrJ gene encoding sulfate reduction electron transfer complex DsrMKJOP subunit DsrJ codes for the protein MKMQNGFPIVAGLVIFIGLLCAPFVMGKVVTHEYKAPEIKMPVGEKECIESKEFMREQHMQLLNQWRDWALRDGKRTYTNHAGKEFTISLQNTCMKCHNNKADFCDKCHTDAGVSPYCWDCHVQPEGLK
- the dsrO gene encoding sulfate reduction electron transfer complex DsrMKJOP subunit DsrO, giving the protein MKKNRRAFIKLAALAAAGLAVAPKAMASGSAAPVKVNATAVHAEHWAMVIDTTKLHTEEEIGKLAKICHSIHNVPSIEGKQEVKWLWSDEYGHTFPEQENPHLAEEVHHRAYALLCNHCEQPSCVRVCPTKATFKRPDGIVAMDYHRCIGCRYCMAACPYGSRSFNWGEPRKNLDLSKLNPEFPTRMRGVVEKCNFCVERLAVGKEPACVEASHGAIVFGDLSNPDSEIRKVLREKFTIRRKPSAGTEPSVYYII
- the dsrP gene encoding sulfate reduction electron transfer complex DsrMKJOP subunit DsrP, with translation MLELALKGSKRYYGWIAFLLVLIGIGSTAYINQLMKGLEVTGMSRDVSWGFYISQFTYLVGLAASGVMIVLPNYFHNYKTNKHMVIFGEFMAIAACIMCLLFIIVDIGQPTRALNMVLHPTPNSILFWDMIVLNGYLGLNLLVGWTCLTADRAGLPHPKWLKPFIYTSIIWAFSIHTVTAFLYQGLPGRHYWLTAILAARFLASAFCSGPAILLLVMMVTEKFTSFKMNKNALTTLVKIIAYAMCVNMFFFALEIFTSFYSNIPGHMHPILYLFEHANGGLVTLMWTFIAFAAISITLLATPRFRNNLKLLPFTLVILVIATWIDKGLGLLIGGFNPTPFETITSYWPTGNELMISMMIYAIGALIVTVLFKIATDVKQEVGHSQALTCGCSSDDACDCTCEEEAEDAPAEA
- a CDS encoding VOC family protein translates to MKRDSCKLFFSPYILVLILLCSAGLSGCATKIIVPPITGRAAGLELTGKFVWFDLYTTDIVQATRFYDAVFNWSFERTDPESGKVKNILFDHERIGNVIERKDKAKGSQWLSFISVRNTDALFNQALDSGATKLIAPKDMPDRGRVAVVLDPQEALFALVTSPLGDPADVKPTNGYWLGAELWTHDVDAAIQFYATLVGYTAQSLPVHEQVRYTQLLANAIPRCGVVSIPWEDVSPQWVPYVAVLDIQETLARVEAHGGRILIRPQMDIKSGRVAIFKDPTGGILGIQEFQPEEF